Within Stella humosa, the genomic segment CCGATGCGGTCGCCGAACTCCTTCATCACGGCGGCGACCGCGAACGGCATGGCGCCCAGGTGGAACGGCAGGCAGGTGCCCTGGGCGATCAGTTCGCCCTTGCCGTCGAAGAGCGCCGTCGAGAAGTCAAGCGCCTCCTTGACGACGAAGGAGCGCGCGGTGCGCGCCACCGTCAGCGCCATTTCGTCGGCGATGGTGGCGAGCGCGTTCTTCACCAGGTCGCGGGCGAAGGGGTCGTCGGCCACGGCACGGGTGCCGGCGGCGGGGATCTCGTTCATCGCGCACCTCGCGGGTCGGCAAGTTCGATTTCCAGCACGTCCCACAGGATGCGGCGCACGCGGGCACCGGGCGGGACGACGGTGGTGCTGTCATACTCCTCGATCAGCAGCGGCCCGTCCTCCCAGGCAGCCCCGATCGCCCGGCGGCCCACCACCTGGGCCTCCAGCGTGCCATGGTCCGGGCCGAAATGGACCCGGCGCTTGCCTTCCGGCGCCCGGGCACCGAGAGCCGCCGACACCGCCAGACCGTCCGGCACGCGCGGCGCCGACGACAGGCCGCGGGCGACGACGCGCAGGTTGACGATCTCCACCACCTCGTCAGCGGAGTGGTAGCCGTAGGTGGCCTCGTGCGCGGCGTCGAAATCGACGCGCAGCACGTCCCGGGCCGGCCCGTCGCTGCGCAGGGCCAGCGTCAGCTCGGAGTTCTCGCCGAGGTAGCGCAGGTCGGCCAGCCGCTCGAAGCGCATGGCCGACGCGGCATAGGCATCGGCCGCCAGCGCGCGGGCGCCCTCGGCCTCCAGCATGGCGAAGGCCGCCTCCAGCGCCGCCAGGTCGAGCGCGTCGAGCCGGTGCTTGAAGGTGCGGACATAGTGGTGCTCGGTATCCGGGAACAGCATGCCGAGCGCGCTGAACAGGCCCGGCACCGGCGGGATCAGGATGCGCCGCACGTCGAGCGACGCGGCGAGTGCGGCGGCATGGATCGGCCCGTTGCCGCCGAAGGCCAGCACCGAGAAGTCGCGCGGGTCACGGCCCCGCTCGGTCGAGACGGCGCGCAAGGCCCGCGCCATGGCCGCATTGGCGACGCGGTGGACGCCCCACGCCGCCGCCTCCAGCTCGAGGCCGAGCGGCCCCGCGACATGCTCGGCAATTGCCCGGCGCGACAGCTCGGCGTCGATCGGGATGCTGCCGCCGGCAAGATAGGCCGGGTTGACGAAGCCCAGCACGACGTTGGCGTCGGTCACGGTCGGCTGCGTGCCGCCGCGGCCGTAGCAGGCCGGCCCTGGCATGGCGCCCGCACTCTCCGGCCCGATGCGCAGGCCGCCGCCGCCGTCCAGGCGCACCAGGCTGCCGCCGCCCGCGCCCACCTCGGCGATGTCGATGGCGGGGGCCCGGACGTGATAGCCGCCGCCATTCAGCAGGCGCCCGGCGACGTTGATGCCGCCACCCACTTCCAGCGAGCCGACGCGGTCGAAGCGCCCCTGCGACACGAGTGCGGCCTTGGCCGTCGTGCCGCCCATGTCGAAGGCGATTAGCGGGCGCCCGTCCAGCCGGCGCGACAGCTCGGCCGCGCCGACGACGCCGGCCGCCGGGCCGGATTCGATCAGGTGGATCGGCCGGGTCGAGGCAGCCTCGACGCCCATCGCCCCGCCGCTCGACTGCATCACCTGCAAGGGCGCGGTCACGCCCAGGTCGGCCAGGCCGCCGGTCAGCAGCCGCAGGTAGCGCGACACGACCGGTACGATATAGGCGTTCACCACCGTCGTGCTGGTGCGCTCGTATTCCTTGATCTCGGGCAGCAGCGCGCTCGACAGGCAGACGGGGATGCCGGGCGCGCGACGGGCGACGATCGCCGCCAGTTCCTCCTCATGGACGCCCGACGCATAGGCGTTCAGCAGGCAGATGGCGATCGCCTCCACCCCCTCGGCCAGCAGCACGTCGATCGCAGCCTCGGCCGTGGCGATGTCGAGCGGGCGTTCGACCCGGCCCTCGGCGTCGATGCGCTCGCCCACCTCCTGCCGGCGGGCGCGGTCGACCAGGGGCTTCGGCTTCTGCCAGTTGATGTCGTAGAGGACGGGCATGCGCAGGCGGCGAATCTCCAGCACGTCGCGGAAGCCCTCGGTCGTCAGCAGCCCGACGCGGGCGCCCTTGCCTTCCAGGATGGCGTTGGTCGCGACCGTGGTGCCGTGCACCACCTGCGTGATGGCGTCGGCGGCCGCCTGGCCGGCCGCGAAGACCGCCGACAGCCCCTCGGCGATGCCGCGGCTGTAGTCGTCGGGGGTAGACAGAACCTTTGCGGTCAGCACCTGCCCATCGGGTGCCAGGAAGACGAGGTCGGTGAAGGTGCCGCCGATGTCGATGCCGAGCCGATATCCCATATGCCTCAGATTCCAGTCTCAGGTGCCCAGGCCGTAGCGCAGCCGCAGGCGGTCGGCCAACGCCTTGCCCAGGGCCGATACGGCGAAGATGAAAAGGATGTAGAGCGCGGCCGTCGCCGTCAGGATCTCGATCGGCTCGTACCACACGTTGACCAGCTTCTGGGACTGGAACATCAGGTCCTGCACCGTGATGACGGACACCAGCGTCGAGGATTTCACGATCACGGTGAACTGGGTGACGATGGTGGGCGCGATCATGACCAGCACCTGCGGCAGGACGATGCGCCGGAAGGCCAGCACCGGCGACATGCCGACGGCGGCCGCCGCCTCGCGCTGGCCCCGCCCGATATTCTCGATCCCGGCCCGGAAGGTCTCGGCCAGATAGCCGCTGGACTGCAAGGCGAGCGCCACCCAGCCGGCCGTATAGAACGAGGTCGGCCAGCCGATCAGCTCCGGCCAGACATAGTTCACCCACATGAGCTGCACGAAGATCGGCGTCGCCCGGCAGTACTCGATCCAGAAGCCGGCGATCCAGCGCAGCGGCCGGACATAGAGGCGGATCAGCGCCAGCCCCAGCCCCATGACGATGGCGACGGCAAACGCGATGGCGCAGATCTCGATGGTGACCTGCAAGCCTTGCAGCAGCACGTCGCGCTGGTTCCAGACCAGCCTTTCCCAGTTGCCCATCGTCGTTAAGCCCAGATCTTCCGGCGCCAGCGCTCGCTGCCGGCCCGCGCCAGCGCCGCCACGACCCAGATCAGCAGGAAATAGGTGATGGCGGCCCCGGTATAGAGCGGCAACGGCCGCATCTCCTGCTGCGTCACCATGGAAACGCGGTACATCAGGTCGGGCACCGTGATCAGCGAGACGATGGTCGTCGCCTTGAAGAGCGACACGAAATTGTTCATCGCCTCGGGCAGCATCATGCGCACCGCCTGGGGCAGGATGATGCGCCGCATGATGAGGGCGCCACCCATGCCGCAGGCCCGCGCGGCCTCGACCTGCCCCTTCGGCACCGCCTGGATGCCGGTGCGGAAGGTCTCCGCCAGGTAGCCGCTATAGACCAGCCCGAGCGCGATCACGGCCGACACGAAGGGCGCGAAGGTGATGCGCTGGCCCAGCATCTGGCTCAGCAGCAGCGGCAGCACGAAATGCACCCAGACCAGCATGACGTAGTCGGGCGCGTTGCGGAACGTCTCCACATGGATGGCGCCCAGCCAGCGCAGCGGCCGCAGCGGGTTGACGCGCCCCAACGCCGCCAGGAACCCCAGCGACACCGCGACCAGGGCCGAGGCGGCAAAGACGTAGAAGTTGAAGGCGAGGCCCGCCAGCAGGATCTGCCGGTACTCCCAGAAGAGCGCGAGATCCAGCATCTCGCGGAGGTTCTGCGAGAACATCAGTGCAGCAGCTTCGCCAGGAACTGCCGGCAGCGCTCCGACCGGGGATCACCGAACACCTGGGCGGGTGGCCCCTCCTCCTCGATCAGGCCGTTGTGGAGGTAGATCGCGCGGTCCGACACCTCGCGGGCGAACGCCATCTCGTGGGTGACGACGATCATCGTCGTGCCGTCCCGGGCCAGCCCGCGCATCACCTCCAGCACCTCGCCCGTCAGCTCGGGGTCGAGGGCCGATGTCGCCTCGTCGAACAGCATCACCTTGGGCTGCATGGCGAGCGCGCGGGCAATGGCGACGCGCTGCTGCTGGCCGCCGGACAGGCGTGCCGGATACTCGTTCGCCTTCTCGCTCAACTGCACGCGGGCGAGGCAGGCGCGGCCGAGCTCCATCGCCTCGCGCCGCGGCATGCCGCGCACCCGGATCGGCGCCTCGACCACGTTGCCCAGCACGGTCAGGTGCGGCCACAGGTTGAACTGCTGGAACACCATGCCGAGGTCCTGGCGGAAGCGGGCGATCTCGCGGGCCGAGCGCTTGCGCACCTGGTCGCCAGGGCGATGCTCGAAGCCGACCGGCTCGCCATCGATTC encodes:
- a CDS encoding hydantoinase/oxoprolinase family protein; translated protein: MGYRLGIDIGGTFTDLVFLAPDGQVLTAKVLSTPDDYSRGIAEGLSAVFAAGQAAADAITQVVHGTTVATNAILEGKGARVGLLTTEGFRDVLEIRRLRMPVLYDINWQKPKPLVDRARRQEVGERIDAEGRVERPLDIATAEAAIDVLLAEGVEAIAICLLNAYASGVHEEELAAIVARRAPGIPVCLSSALLPEIKEYERTSTTVVNAYIVPVVSRYLRLLTGGLADLGVTAPLQVMQSSGGAMGVEAASTRPIHLIESGPAAGVVGAAELSRRLDGRPLIAFDMGGTTAKAALVSQGRFDRVGSLEVGGGINVAGRLLNGGGYHVRAPAIDIAEVGAGGGSLVRLDGGGGLRIGPESAGAMPGPACYGRGGTQPTVTDANVVLGFVNPAYLAGGSIPIDAELSRRAIAEHVAGPLGLELEAAAWGVHRVANAAMARALRAVSTERGRDPRDFSVLAFGGNGPIHAAALAASLDVRRILIPPVPGLFSALGMLFPDTEHHYVRTFKHRLDALDLAALEAAFAMLEAEGARALAADAYAASAMRFERLADLRYLGENSELTLALRSDGPARDVLRVDFDAAHEATYGYHSADEVVEIVNLRVVARGLSSAPRVPDGLAVSAALGARAPEGKRRVHFGPDHGTLEAQVVGRRAIGAAWEDGPLLIEEYDSTTVVPPGARVRRILWDVLEIELADPRGAR
- a CDS encoding amino acid ABC transporter permease → MGNWERLVWNQRDVLLQGLQVTIEICAIAFAVAIVMGLGLALIRLYVRPLRWIAGFWIEYCRATPIFVQLMWVNYVWPELIGWPTSFYTAGWVALALQSSGYLAETFRAGIENIGRGQREAAAAVGMSPVLAFRRIVLPQVLVMIAPTIVTQFTVIVKSSTLVSVITVQDLMFQSQKLVNVWYEPIEILTATAALYILFIFAVSALGKALADRLRLRYGLGT
- a CDS encoding amino acid ABC transporter permease, producing MFSQNLREMLDLALFWEYRQILLAGLAFNFYVFAASALVAVSLGFLAALGRVNPLRPLRWLGAIHVETFRNAPDYVMLVWVHFVLPLLLSQMLGQRITFAPFVSAVIALGLVYSGYLAETFRTGIQAVPKGQVEAARACGMGGALIMRRIILPQAVRMMLPEAMNNFVSLFKATTIVSLITVPDLMYRVSMVTQQEMRPLPLYTGAAITYFLLIWVVAALARAGSERWRRKIWA
- a CDS encoding amino acid ABC transporter ATP-binding protein yields the protein MTADPPDIPCVEVLDLHKRFGALEVLRGVSTKVHRGSVVSIIGASGSGKSTLLRCINYLEMPTSGEVRIDGEPVGFEHRPGDQVRKRSAREIARFRQDLGMVFQQFNLWPHLTVLGNVVEAPIRVRGMPRREAMELGRACLARVQLSEKANEYPARLSGGQQQRVAIARALAMQPKVMLFDEATSALDPELTGEVLEVMRGLARDGTTMIVVTHEMAFAREVSDRAIYLHNGLIEEEGPPAQVFGDPRSERCRQFLAKLLH